Genomic window (Plasmodium knowlesi strain H genome assembly, chromosome: 9):
TTAACAACTTTAACCGGGACAAGGTCATCTTCTACCTGGACCGGAAGAACACTGTGTACGACAAGTACCAGAACGTGGTGTGTCCCATATCCGAGGAGTACATTTCCCCTCCCCAGGTTAGATACGAGACCTTCTTACCCgaatgagcaaaaaaaaattctcaccTGCATGGTCACATCTGCATGGTCACATCTGCATGCTCTCTCCACGGACGCCATGAAAAACGACGCTACCATTTCCCCTCCACATGCAGATTTACTATTATCTGACCAACCCGATGAACGAGAAAAACACCTTCAACAACTGCCTCTCCCTGGCGATCGATGAAATTATACAGGAGATGAACCGAAAGAAGGAACTAGACGAGTTtgatgaaatgaaaaagatgaCACTATTGAACATTAAGGAGAAGGCGAgcaagaaatatttttcttccattcgtAAGGTGGAGAAAATTCTGTCCGagtttttaaatgaaaacaagAAGAAATCCTTTGAGCGCTTTTTGAAGGTATGCCCGGGTGTGCAAATGACGTATTGAAGTGGCGTACCTTATTAGCATGTTAACTGCACGTATTTCCAATGTGTTAATTCCGCATGACTCACTGCTTGCCACATTCTTTATTCACCATTCTCCATGTAGGGTTGCGAGAGCTATGGACAAGTCATCACCAAGTGCAAGGAGAAGCTCTTCGTTACCTTCAACAAAACGTACAACATTCACTTCAAGTACTTTGAGGATTTCTGGCTGGGCGAGGAGAAGGAGCGAAGGGAGAAGTGGAGGAAGTTATGGGATTTGCACGAGGCGAAGGAAGATGACAACAGGAACAATAACACCATTAACAACAACAGCAACAACGATAACAACCACCAAACTGACAACACcgacaaccacaacaaccacaaccaacacaacaacaacaacaatggCGATAATATCAGCGGGCCCTCCGGGGAGAATAACCTTGGCAATGGGGCTGATACAAGTGGCAACAACAACGACGCGGATGACCTCATCAACAGTGTCTTCAACACTACtgtgaacgaaaaaaatgacaccaATGACAAGTACCAAGCAAACAATGCCTTCGCCGAGGATGAAAAGACAAAGAACGAGATAAATTTTCTTGAGAAGAAAAACTTCCGCATTAGACTTTCATCACAGTTGtttgatgaaaaggaattcgATCAACTCTTTATGGACAGGAAAAGAATATGCCTACCTAATGACGACAACCTAAAGGATGATAACAACTCATGTTCAttagaggagaagaaagaggagaaagacaAGAAGACCTGCTTGTACATCGAACGGAAGGAGAGCGAGGAGCCTTGCCACGTGTAGCCGCAAcaaaggggcaaaaaaaaaaaaaaaaaaaaacacatatccatatatgcacataatgcatgtatacgtatgccCATGTGCATATCCCCTCActtatgaaaagaaaaaaaaaaaaaaaaaaaaaaaaaaaaaaaaacgattttctagcaagtgaaaaaagaacaaaggcACCAAATGCATCCGCAACATTTTTCGAAACAAATCCAAGTTCATTACTGAGAGGGCCAAAagggaaggcaaaaaaaaaaaaaaaaaaaaaaaaaaaggacacccTTTTTGTTACGCACCCCCACTTCAAAACGCGCTTATGCATTTTACACCCCAAGCGGATTGAGGAGTGccttaagaaaaatatttaccaATATGAATGAACATGCACAAAGTGAAGgagttgaagaaaaaagaataagaggACATTCACTTATCGTCCAAGGAGATTcaatgaaaaagaattaaagcATTCGCGTGCAATATAATAAGGATAATATGGGGCAGGCAGATTTTGCATACTTCCGGCAAGGAAATAGGAAGAgctttaatttttaacatttttgccATTACCGTTTTGTTTGCCCTCTTAAaggttcttccctttttgcgTTTGTGTTCGTGTTTGCGTTTGCGTTTGCTTCtgcttttgctttttcttttctctttttttgttttgttttgtttttttttctttttttaccatgGACATTCAAGAAAAGCTGCACGAGGTTAAGAAGCTGCTGGAGCTGCAAACCTGCAAAGACGAGTCCAGGGAAAGTCTGATAAAGCTGATGAGGGAGTTGTATATGGCGTATATGCTCCACCTGGCCGAGAAGGTGAATAAATTCTTGAAAATACTACAAAGAGTGTAATGCGAAAGAGACCACGAGGGGATGCtacgaggaggaaaaaaaaaaaaaaaaaaacatgtgtaCGAGTATGTAAACATGAGTGAAATGTTTCAAAGACACAACATAAAATTGCGGTGTAGCCACTTTTTACCCATATCATAGGCGTGTTTGTGGTCCTTGtcccatcctttttttttgcacattaaaatgggaaaaaggagaaagaaacaaCGCTGGCAGACCACACTAGCACCAACCGCTCTAATGTTTTCCCTATGTGGtgcatacacatacgtacaaCGTTTGTATGTCTACCCCCATTTGCATGTGCCAGGGGATGCTAATTAAAATTTGAATTTTACACCTGCCAAGGAGTAAGAATAAAGGATTTTGCGCTATTAGATGATTTTCTCAtatttattctattttttttaaatatgttaTTTGCAGACCTTCCAATGTTATGATtccttgtccttttttttttttttttttcttccatcaAATGTGAAAGTGAAAGCCCGCTCAACCACTTCACCTTTTGTTcctgtcctttttttccttttaattttcttcatttggtgAAGATATTAGAGGGGTTTTCCCACACGAGGCGCACAAACTGTGGAGAATAAACCGCGTATATGGGGCTGCGACAACCCCATTTAACGTTTGACATTTGGTGTTGTTTGTCTAGAATGAACCGATTCTTTACAACTCCAGTTTTGCAAACGTTCGTTGGCGAGTTTTTACGGGTTTTGCGTCCCACATggtgtgtgtgcattttccgcacttttttttttttttttttttaccgctcgttaataaaaaatatgaacgagTCAGGCAGAAAAGTAGAACAACGAAAAAGCTAGCCAGAGTGGGGAGGGGCTAACTTGCACACACGcatccatatatatacatactcaTACACAAGGGAGCATCCCAGGAAGACGCCTCCCCCTCTCCGAATAACATACCCATTTTAAGACTTTCTCCATAaattcttcccccttttgttcttttcttttccaattttgcaGCAGaggagtaaagaaaaaaaggccatTCTCCGTCTTCTGCTTGTCCATGTGGACAGCCAAAGCCACACGAAcaatagagaaaaaatccTAATGGTCAATTTAATAAGGCTAATTGAAAAGAATGCGATGGAAGTTTTTTCCTGCTATCCAAATATTTGGAAAGGAAATAACtcggctttttttttttacattttggcGGCACAACATGTAGAGAAAAATTTGAGTAACAGTTTCTTCTCCCTGCTGAAAATCTCACAGAGCGCttacaaaaatatgtacatagcTTTGCTACTGTTCAGTTCGAACGACTTagaaatgaaaatgagaTGTCTCAAGTATATTTTTAACCAATGTGTACTCAGCGATGGGAGTACACATCAGAGTAAGAAGGAGATTGGACAAGTAGAACGCACCATCTCCTTCAccgaaggaataaaatatttccactttCTAGTGGAGGAGAACGATCCTATGAACGTCGAAAGACAGATgagttgcttcttcttttctgtgATAGCTGATTTGATGAGGCAGGATTACGTTGCGTTCCTGAGGGAGAGGTACTGCAAGGAGGGAAGAGGACCCTGAGTTTACGCGCCCCTCGTGGGTGCATATCATGGGGAGTccaccatatatatatgaacaatttAATTCATAGAGGCACAATTGAGGTGTACTTCCGTATCTCCCACCCAGTTGTCATGATGAAATGGGAAGTTGCGGCGAAAGGGATACCCCTCCACCCACAGAAGAGTTGCGCTGCCCTCGCTAGCTGGGCCTCAATGCAACGTTGCAACATTCGGCTCCTTCTTTTTGcaggaaaagggagaaagacgAGCTTGGCTTGAAACTCCTGGTGAAGCGAATGATCAGGAAGAAGTCCAAAACCAAAAAGGAATACGTCAATGGCCTAATTCTCTACACTGCCAgtagaaatattttaagTAGCTACTTTCTCAACGATGAGGATCCCATTATTAGTGAGAATCTGAGGGGTCCTGAACAATATGTGTGTAAGAAACACCTCACAGAGGAAGGCCCGAAAGGAGAGTGCctgaaaggggaaggaaaccCCAAATTATCCATACCTAAAAGTGAAAGCACACACTGCAACGTAAAAAcagtggaagaagaaaccATATGCTCCACCATTGATAAGCACTACGATGTAGACTTCCTCAAGGGTATTTTCCTATATGTAAAGAATatgataaatatatattacgacatttttgaaaaggagaaaaaaaacacgtcCACTCAGATGAGGAGGAATTACTTCACCTGTTTCATCACCCATAGTATAACCATCCTGATAAACATATGTTTGCTGAACGGTAACTTTATGAAGGAATGCTAtgaattgataaaaaatgttaaaaataaatttgcatCTGATATGAACACATCAATCATCATTCCTATGGcaacatttattttgtttttttccacacCGGAGGAATTTGTACATGTGTCTAATTATCTCCATACCCATTTTGTAAAGGAATATAGAAACTACCTCCCAGCCGTAACGTTCTTTGACTTCATCATGAGGAATGTTAACCTTCTCCATcagaggaaatttttttttttgaaattttgcTCCATTATATTGAAgacctatttttttcaccaccAAATTTTCAAGCATGACTTGATTGCCCTTTTACCTTGCCTAATCTATGGGAATAATTACAAGgatgttttttacttccttttgtATGCTCCCGTTTTAGTGGACCTGGATGAAGTGGTATCGGAgcgagataaaaaaaaaaaaaagttgtttcGCCCATGGGTGGGAAAATTTTCCGTGTGCGTGTAGCTTACTGGACTTAGAGAAATTTTATTTGCTGTGTCCACCTTGAACCGTAAACCTGCAGATAACtatacaaacatacatatatacacatatgcatatatacatatatacatatatacatatgcatgtatatattttaattaactTACGAATGTTCAGGAAAAGACCGGAGAGTTGAATtcacaaaaaggaagaagcagaTTCTCTCACACGGGTAGCGATTTGAGGGGGGCCCAGAAAAAAGGTTCGTTCGTGCATGTGCAGTTGGACAGATAGAAACGGTGTTCTCCTCATACGAAACGTTTGTCATCCCGAACCTGTGGCTcttttttcaacttccttATAGTTGTTTTCTCTCACACAATTCACATCACTGTGTTCCCCTTCCAATATCTTAACCTACGCAGCGGTGCTCATCCAGGATTTAGAAGGCCTCACAGTTCGCAGGTAGGCGTTTTCTCGTGGTGCATGCCTCTCTCCGGGCAGGTGTACTTTTTACCCTTCTACTTCATCTATGCGAACCTTGAGCGCAGCTCACTTGCATGGACCCCAACTAACCAAACACATACACGCAACACACAATACAGCGACACGAAGAACAAGCAGCGCATACAAGACATACGGGAaaacatgcacacatatttcAGGGCCTACTTCGAGGCGGTACTAAGGAACAGTGAAAGTAAAAGTGGTGAAGGCGATGAAAAGAAGTGTCTCTCCTGGAGGTACGAACTGACAAAAATCGTTTTACTCAAGTTGGCTTCCTCAGAAATTCTAGACATACTAAACAAGGAAAGCATAAAGGAGATGCTCAGAAATGTTAATCATTCAGTTCGTTGCAATCCAAGTCTGTTGATTCTTCTTAAAGAAGAGTTCATAGGTTTATTGAAAAATGAATCTTCCATGTACTACCACTTGGTGAGTGTGAAAATTTTAGAAATAGTGGCGGAAAATACGAAACGTATGAACATTACATATGATGATATTGAAAAGTATTACTTCACTttgcattcctttttttccgggGGAAATTACACGGAGTTCAAATTTTGGGTGTCCTTAATTCATGCCTTTACCAACATAGCCATATATTGCCACGACTTTTCGGAAAGTGTGTTACGCCTGTAcgcttccttcctttccagAAGTGATGTATCTCTCATGTTGAAGCACATCGTCACTGAGCACGTTGGGATGATAAAGAACGTATCCTACGCAAAGGGAGGGTTCCTTTCCTAGGCGCGCAGGATACATTCTTTatcatgtatatatttgcacatttgTTGGTAGTGCATTTGTTGATACACCCATTTGTTGATAGTCCATTTGGTGGATGGCGCTTTTCGGCGCACCTCCAAACATTCGtagtgaattaaaaaaaaaaaaaaaaaaaaaagacatgaTAAAATAAGATAGCGAAGCACAGCACAACACAGCACAGCTCAACAGAACAATTGGGGACAAGCACACTTTGCAAAACAAACACCCTGTGGTACACCTTACGCAGGGATGGACATTTGGAAATAACCACGTGGTCTTGTGCTGGAGCAGAATCGAGCAACTCCTTctaacgaaaaaaagggtgcAATCAAAATAGGTACTTAATTTGGGTAcaccgcaaaaaaaaaaaaaaaaaaaaaaaaaaaaaaaaaaaaccttccaCTTGCTACAGGCTTCTACGGATTGCCAGACCGCGGAATGGCCGCCTGCACGTTCGCATTTGCACCGACAGTTGCACCTCCACCAGCAGTCATTTGCATCTGCCTCTTGAGCtgtatgtaatttttgcaaagatctatttcattttttttctctataagGGTGACTTTGAGCTTCcttatttgttcatttagTTTTCCTATTTTGTTATTGAAGTATTCGATGGTTTGCTTGGCGTTCCTCTGGACGTAGTAGTTGGTCCCCATGCGAATGAGGAAGTTCTCCGTGTCGACGATTTTGCCTGGGAGGAAGTAACGTAATGAGGCGGTAATGTGGTAAGAAGGTGCAGTGAATTGGTAAAGCGAAGCGGAAATCTTTCCTCGCTGCGCATAACGTTGAGCTGCTAATTCGCCTTACCTGGGATATAAACGAGTGATGTCAAGGGGATATGGACATCTAGCCCTTTCTGTTCCGCCTGTGCATTGTTCTTGTCAATGTCCATCTGATGAACTAACGTGTCGAGCTGCTGTAGggtc
Coding sequences:
- a CDS encoding prefoldin subunit 5, putative; amino-acid sequence: MACDLEKIEQKEREQPNVVIQLNSLGLDELISLTLKLEEEWKLIKKNYSILEGAVVTYDKCKNSVEQLNPTKFEAKNFNAFMNELERSELIKLCNKEQATGRTLPSEGGEPKGKETLQQLDTLVHQMDIDKNNAQAEQKGLDVHIPLTSLVYIPGKIVDTENFLIRMGTNYYVQRNAKQTIEYFNNKIGKLNEQIRKLKVTLIEKKNEIDLCKNYIQLKRQMQMTAGGGATVGANANVQAAIPRSGNP